From Pandoraea vervacti, the proteins below share one genomic window:
- the zapD gene encoding cell division protein ZapD has protein sequence MILYEYPLNERIRTLLRLEELFGRFAFFVGQDQPLDHHAALITMFEIADIAGRTDLKNELVKELDRQRQTLQTYRGNPDIASDALEQFIGEVELAIANLNQIPGKPGQHLNDNEWLASIRSRSVIPGGTCRFDLPSYYAWRHNDAEQRRHDIDKWIGPLFPIRDAIGIVLGLARESGHASKAMAQQGSYQQMLTGRVYQLMQVRVAADLRVIPEASANKYMLWVRFTTQDGDLKPRPVDSDVPFLLTLCNL, from the coding sequence TTGATCCTGTACGAATATCCGCTCAACGAACGCATTCGCACGCTGCTTCGGCTAGAAGAGCTGTTCGGGCGCTTTGCCTTTTTCGTCGGACAGGATCAGCCGCTCGATCATCATGCGGCCCTGATCACGATGTTCGAGATTGCCGACATCGCCGGTCGCACCGATCTGAAGAACGAACTGGTCAAGGAACTCGACCGGCAACGTCAGACGCTGCAGACCTACCGCGGCAACCCCGATATCGCCTCCGACGCGCTCGAACAATTCATCGGCGAAGTCGAGCTCGCGATTGCGAACCTCAACCAGATTCCCGGCAAGCCCGGCCAGCATCTGAACGACAACGAATGGCTTGCCAGCATTCGCAGCCGCTCGGTGATTCCTGGCGGTACCTGCCGTTTCGACCTGCCCTCGTATTACGCATGGCGTCATAACGATGCCGAACAGCGCCGTCACGACATCGATAAGTGGATTGGTCCGCTGTTCCCGATTCGCGACGCCATCGGTATCGTACTGGGCCTCGCGCGCGAATCCGGCCATGCCAGCAAGGCCATGGCGCAGCAGGGCAGCTATCAGCAGATGCTCACGGGACGCGTGTATCAACTGATGCAGGTGCGCGTTGCGGCAGACCTTCGCGTGATTCCGGAAGCCAGCGCCAACAAGTACATGCTGTGGGTGCGCTTTACGACACAGGACGGCGATCTGAAACCGCGTCCGGTCGACAGCGATGTGCCGTTCCTGCTGACCCTTTGCAATCTGTAA
- the yacG gene encoding DNA gyrase inhibitor YacG, with product MTSVVNCPTCGKKVVWEPQSKFRPFCSERCKQIDMGAWAAEKYTIPAESPEDPPQESPLDPTQR from the coding sequence ATGACGAGCGTCGTGAACTGTCCGACCTGCGGCAAGAAGGTCGTTTGGGAGCCGCAGTCCAAATTCCGCCCCTTCTGCTCCGAGCGCTGCAAGCAGATCGATATGGGCGCATGGGCCGCCGAGAAATACACGATCCCCGCCGAGTCGCCCGAAGATCCGCCGCAGGAATCACCGCTCGACCCGACCCAGCGCTGA
- a CDS encoding NUDIX domain-containing protein: protein MTDMKQTAPDGRPVTEVAVGVMVRPDGAVLLGQRPAGKPYAGYWEFPGGKLEVGESVAAALARELHEELGVTVERCAPWRVLEHDYPHAYVRLHFCKVTAWQGEPHGKEGQALAWEHPPVSVEPLLPAALPPLTWLAEELAQRS, encoded by the coding sequence ATGACAGACATGAAGCAAACTGCGCCCGATGGGCGTCCCGTCACGGAAGTGGCCGTCGGTGTGATGGTGCGCCCGGACGGGGCGGTGCTGCTCGGGCAGCGTCCGGCCGGCAAGCCTTATGCCGGCTACTGGGAATTCCCCGGCGGCAAGCTCGAAGTGGGTGAGTCGGTAGCTGCCGCATTGGCGCGCGAACTGCACGAAGAGCTTGGCGTGACGGTCGAGCGCTGCGCCCCGTGGCGCGTGCTGGAGCACGATTACCCGCATGCGTACGTGCGGCTGCACTTCTGCAAGGTGACGGCGTGGCAGGGCGAGCCTCACGGCAAGGAAGGGCAGGCACTCGCGTGGGAACACCCGCCGGTGAGCGTCGAGCCGTTGCTGCCCGCTGCATTGCCTCCGCTGACCTGGCTTGCTGAAGAACTGGCGCAGCGGTCCTGA
- a CDS encoding ATP-binding protein — translation MDKLEQFLTRAEGVLARLEAMLPPATPEIDWSVATAFRWRKKQGRGFLQPVAHVSAITLDDLQNIERQKALIEQNTRQFVRGEPANNVLLTGARGTGKSSLIKACLNQYASEGLRLIEVDKDDLTDLGDIVDLISQRPERFVVFCDDLSFEDGESGYKALKVALDGSVAAQSDNVLIYATSNRRHLLPEYMKDNESYRHTDDGEIHPGEVIEEKISLSERFGLWVSFYPFKQDDYLTIVGHWLQHFGVPAEQTESARQEALIWALERGSRSGRVAFQFARDWAGKQRGASQAS, via the coding sequence ATGGACAAACTGGAACAATTCCTGACGCGCGCCGAAGGCGTGCTGGCACGGCTGGAGGCGATGCTGCCTCCGGCTACCCCCGAGATCGACTGGAGCGTCGCCACGGCGTTTCGCTGGCGCAAGAAGCAGGGGCGTGGCTTCCTGCAACCGGTCGCACACGTCTCGGCCATCACGCTGGACGATTTGCAGAACATCGAGCGTCAGAAGGCGCTGATTGAGCAGAACACCCGCCAGTTCGTGCGCGGCGAGCCGGCCAATAACGTGTTGCTCACCGGTGCGCGTGGCACGGGCAAGTCGTCGCTCATCAAGGCGTGTCTGAATCAGTACGCCTCCGAGGGGCTGCGTCTGATTGAAGTCGACAAGGACGACCTGACGGACCTGGGCGACATCGTCGATCTGATTTCGCAGCGCCCCGAGCGCTTTGTCGTCTTCTGCGACGACCTGTCGTTCGAAGACGGCGAATCGGGCTACAAGGCACTCAAGGTCGCGCTGGACGGGTCCGTGGCTGCCCAATCGGATAACGTGCTGATCTACGCGACGTCCAACCGCCGTCACTTGCTGCCGGAGTACATGAAGGACAACGAGAGCTATCGCCACACCGACGACGGTGAGATTCATCCGGGTGAAGTGATCGAGGAAAAGATTTCGCTGTCCGAGCGCTTCGGGCTGTGGGTCAGTTTCTATCCGTTCAAGCAGGACGACTATCTGACGATCGTCGGCCATTGGTTGCAGCACTTCGGTGTGCCGGCCGAGCAAACGGAAAGTGCGCGTCAGGAGGCATTGATCTGGGCGCTTGAGCGCGGTTCGCGCTCAGGGCGTGTGGCGTTCCAGTTTGCGCGCGACTGGGCGGGCAAGCAGCGTGGGGCGTCGCAAGCGTCTTAG
- the argJ gene encoding bifunctional glutamate N-acetyltransferase/amino-acid acetyltransferase ArgJ codes for MAVNFPSIEASQLHAVPGVELGWAEANIRKPNRKDVLVMRLAPGSTVSGVFTTNRFCAAPVTVCKEHLAANAGIRALVVNTGNANAGTGEPGMLATRATCDALAKLLNVSSNQILPFSTGVILEPLPVDRLVAGLPQAIGNLAPAHWYEAAQSIMTTDTLPKAASRQIVIDGHTIVLTGVSKGAGMIKPNMATMLGFVGTNARVAQPVLDALVKFVADRSFNAITIDGDTSTNDSFIVAATGQTELPEIASTDTAAFAAFREALLSISQELAQLIVRDGEGATKFITVTVEGGRDVAECRQIAYAIGHSPLVKTAFFASDPNLGRILAAIGYAGVNDLDVSKIDLYLDDVLVARAGGRNADYREEDGQRVMKQSEITVRVVLGRGDAAATLWTCDLSHDYVSINADYRS; via the coding sequence ATGGCCGTCAATTTCCCCTCGATCGAAGCCTCCCAACTGCACGCCGTTCCGGGTGTGGAACTGGGCTGGGCCGAAGCCAATATCCGCAAACCGAACCGCAAGGACGTGCTCGTCATGCGACTGGCCCCCGGCAGCACGGTGTCAGGCGTTTTCACGACGAATCGCTTCTGCGCCGCGCCGGTGACGGTGTGCAAGGAGCATCTCGCGGCCAACGCGGGCATTCGGGCGCTCGTCGTCAACACGGGAAACGCCAATGCCGGTACCGGCGAGCCCGGCATGCTGGCCACGCGCGCCACGTGCGATGCGCTCGCCAAGCTGCTGAACGTGTCGTCGAACCAGATTCTGCCGTTCTCGACGGGCGTGATTCTGGAGCCGCTGCCGGTGGACCGCCTCGTCGCGGGGCTCCCGCAGGCTATTGGCAATCTGGCGCCCGCACACTGGTACGAAGCCGCGCAGTCGATCATGACGACCGATACGTTGCCCAAGGCGGCGTCGCGTCAGATCGTGATCGACGGTCACACGATCGTACTCACGGGCGTGAGCAAGGGCGCAGGCATGATCAAGCCGAACATGGCGACCATGCTCGGTTTCGTCGGCACCAACGCCCGCGTGGCGCAGCCGGTGCTCGATGCCCTGGTGAAGTTCGTGGCCGACCGCTCGTTCAACGCCATTACGATCGACGGCGATACGTCCACCAACGATTCGTTTATCGTCGCGGCGACCGGCCAGACCGAATTGCCGGAAATCGCAAGCACGGATACGGCGGCATTCGCGGCGTTCCGTGAAGCGCTGCTCTCGATCTCGCAAGAACTCGCGCAACTGATTGTGCGCGATGGCGAGGGCGCGACCAAGTTCATCACCGTGACGGTCGAAGGCGGTCGTGATGTGGCCGAGTGCCGTCAGATCGCGTACGCCATCGGCCATTCGCCGCTGGTGAAGACCGCGTTCTTTGCGTCGGATCCGAATCTGGGCCGCATTCTGGCCGCGATCGGCTATGCCGGCGTGAACGATCTGGACGTCAGCAAGATCGATCTTTATCTGGACGACGTGCTCGTTGCGCGTGCCGGTGGCCGTAATGCCGACTACCGGGAAGAAGATGGCCAGCGCGTGATGAAGCAAAGTGAAATTACGGTACGTGTGGTGCTGGGTCGTGGCGACGCCGCGGCAACGCTGTGGACGTGCGACCTGTCGCACGACTATGTGAGCATCAACGCGGACTACCGCTCTTGA
- the secA gene encoding preprotein translocase subunit SecA — MIPGLLKKVFGSRNQRLIKQYQKTVAAINALEPQIAQLSDEQLRGKTEEFKQRIAQGASVDSLLVEAFAVCREAGKRVLKMRHFDVQLIGGMVLHFGKIAEMRTGEGKTLVATLPAYLNALSGKGVHVVTVNDYLAQRDAEWMARLYNFLGLTVGINLSQMPHDQKQAAYAADITYGTNNEFGFDYLRDNMVYETEQRVQRTLNYAIVDEVDSILIDEARTPLIISGQAEDHTELYVKMDRLPAMLERQIGEEKADGTGVEVPGDYTLDEKGRQVFLTERGHEKAEQLLAEWGMIAEGDSLYAPQNITLMHHVYAALRAHTLFHKDQHYVVQNDEIVIVDEFTGRLMAGRRWSEGLHQAVEAKERVKIQHENQTLASITFQNYFRMYAKLSGMTGTADTEAFEFNEIYRLETVVIPTNRVPKRIDRQDQIYKTAKEKYDAVIKDIRGCVERGQPVLVGTTSIETSEYLSQLLTREKLPHQVLNAKQHQREAEIVAQAGRPGVITIATNMAGRGTDIVLGGNVEKQSAFIEADASLSDADKQARIKQLQDEWQGLHEQVKTAGGLHIIGTERHESRRIDNQLRGRSGRQGDPGSSRFYLSLEDPLLRIFAGDRVRAIMDRLKMPEGEAIEAGIVTRSIESAQRKVEARNFDVRKQLLEYDDVANDQRKVIYQQRNELLEAQDVSETIAGMRQSVFEDLVRNYVPAGTVEEQWDLKGLETVLREEWQLDLPLQSRIEGTEEIDDEDILKEVMDAAEASYNAKVDLVGRESFSGFERSVMLQSVDSNWREHLAALDHLRQGIHLRGYAQKNPKQEYKREAFELFAQLLETIKLEVTRVIMNVRIQSQEELEQATESLDDNAGGLVNIEFKHDELETVGGEGEVDEDAGRPVVAALAQAAAGAGAAASAGGDFLPKVGRNDPCPCGSGKKFKHCHGKLS, encoded by the coding sequence ATGATTCCCGGTCTTCTTAAAAAAGTATTTGGCAGCCGCAACCAGCGGCTCATCAAGCAGTACCAGAAAACCGTCGCGGCGATTAACGCCCTCGAGCCGCAAATCGCCCAGCTGAGCGATGAGCAACTGCGCGGCAAGACCGAGGAATTCAAGCAACGTATCGCCCAGGGGGCGAGCGTGGATTCGTTGCTCGTCGAAGCCTTTGCCGTATGCCGTGAGGCCGGTAAGCGCGTGCTTAAGATGCGTCACTTCGACGTTCAGCTCATCGGCGGTATGGTGCTGCACTTCGGCAAGATCGCCGAAATGCGCACGGGTGAAGGCAAGACGCTTGTCGCCACGCTGCCCGCCTATCTGAACGCGCTCTCGGGCAAGGGCGTGCACGTCGTGACCGTCAACGATTATCTGGCGCAACGCGACGCCGAGTGGATGGCGCGTCTGTATAACTTCCTCGGCCTGACGGTGGGTATCAACCTCTCGCAGATGCCGCACGATCAGAAGCAGGCCGCCTACGCCGCCGACATCACGTACGGGACGAACAACGAGTTCGGTTTCGACTACCTGCGCGACAACATGGTCTACGAGACCGAGCAGCGGGTGCAACGTACGCTCAACTACGCCATCGTCGACGAAGTGGACTCGATCCTGATCGACGAAGCGCGCACGCCGCTGATCATCTCCGGTCAGGCCGAAGATCACACCGAACTGTATGTGAAGATGGATCGCCTGCCGGCGATGCTCGAGCGTCAGATCGGCGAAGAAAAGGCCGATGGCACGGGTGTCGAAGTGCCGGGCGATTACACGCTCGATGAGAAGGGCCGTCAGGTATTCCTGACCGAGCGCGGCCACGAGAAGGCCGAGCAACTGCTCGCCGAGTGGGGCATGATCGCCGAGGGCGACAGCCTTTACGCGCCGCAGAACATCACCCTCATGCACCACGTGTACGCCGCGCTGCGCGCACACACGCTGTTCCACAAGGATCAGCATTACGTGGTGCAAAACGACGAGATCGTCATCGTCGACGAATTCACCGGCCGTCTGATGGCCGGTCGCCGCTGGTCCGAAGGCCTGCATCAGGCGGTGGAAGCGAAGGAGCGCGTGAAGATTCAGCACGAGAACCAGACGCTCGCCTCGATCACGTTCCAGAATTACTTCCGCATGTACGCCAAGCTTTCGGGCATGACGGGCACGGCGGATACGGAAGCATTCGAATTCAACGAAATCTATCGTCTCGAGACGGTGGTGATTCCAACGAATCGCGTGCCCAAGCGCATCGACCGTCAGGATCAGATCTACAAGACGGCCAAGGAAAAGTACGACGCCGTCATCAAGGACATTCGCGGGTGTGTGGAGCGTGGCCAGCCGGTGCTGGTCGGCACGACGTCGATCGAAACGTCGGAGTATCTCTCTCAGTTGCTTACGCGCGAGAAGCTGCCGCATCAGGTGCTCAACGCCAAGCAGCATCAGCGCGAAGCCGAGATCGTGGCGCAGGCGGGCCGTCCGGGCGTGATCACCATTGCGACCAACATGGCCGGTCGCGGTACCGACATCGTGCTGGGTGGCAACGTCGAGAAGCAATCGGCGTTCATCGAAGCCGACGCTTCGCTCTCCGACGCCGACAAGCAAGCCCGCATCAAGCAGTTGCAGGACGAGTGGCAAGGCCTGCACGAGCAGGTGAAGACCGCCGGAGGTCTGCACATCATCGGTACCGAGCGCCACGAGTCACGCCGTATCGACAACCAGCTGCGTGGCCGTTCCGGCCGTCAGGGCGACCCGGGCTCGTCGCGCTTCTATCTGTCGCTGGAAGATCCGCTGCTGCGCATTTTTGCCGGCGATCGCGTGCGCGCGATCATGGATCGTCTGAAGATGCCGGAAGGCGAAGCGATCGAAGCGGGTATCGTCACTCGCTCGATCGAGTCGGCACAGCGCAAGGTCGAGGCCCGTAACTTCGACGTGCGCAAGCAATTGCTCGAGTATGACGACGTTGCCAACGATCAGCGCAAGGTGATCTACCAGCAGCGCAACGAACTGCTCGAAGCGCAAGACGTCTCGGAGACGATTGCGGGCATGCGCCAGAGCGTGTTCGAGGATCTGGTGCGTAACTACGTGCCGGCCGGCACCGTGGAAGAGCAGTGGGACCTGAAGGGCCTGGAGACGGTGCTGCGCGAAGAGTGGCAGCTCGACTTGCCGCTGCAATCGCGCATCGAAGGCACGGAAGAGATCGACGACGAGGACATCCTCAAGGAAGTCATGGATGCCGCCGAAGCGTCGTACAACGCCAAGGTCGATCTGGTCGGACGCGAGTCGTTCTCCGGGTTCGAGCGCTCGGTCATGCTGCAAAGCGTGGATTCGAACTGGCGCGAGCATCTGGCGGCGCTGGATCACCTGCGTCAGGGGATTCATCTGCGCGGCTATGCGCAGAAAAATCCGAAGCAGGAATACAAGCGCGAAGCGTTCGAACTGTTCGCGCAGTTGCTCGAGACGATCAAGCTGGAAGTCACGCGCGTCATCATGAACGTGCGCATCCAGTCGCAGGAAGAACTCGAACAGGCCACGGAATCGCTCGACGACAACGCCGGCGGTCTGGTCAACATCGAGTTCAAGCATGACGAACTCGAGACGGTGGGCGGCGAAGGCGAGGTCGACGAGGACGCGGGCCGTCCGGTCGTGGCAGCGCTCGCGCAGGCGGCAGCGGGCGCGGGCGCAGCGGCATCGGCCGGCGGCGATTTCCTGCCGAAGGTCGGACGTAACGATCCGTGCCCGTGCGGCAGTGGCAAGAAATTCAAGCACTGCCACGGCAAACTGTCTTAA
- a CDS encoding DciA family protein has product MKRPKAPRVARPLTDLLSASDGAGSLLVAAEQLGRLERDVHALLPPALAGSVRLAPPREGALVFLVSNNALAARLRQQTPSLIEGLATRGWLIRTIRIRVSIAAPEPQKPPKEARLSRQGLVSLRDLRDSLEPSPLRDALARLVSRHSYGGTRKP; this is encoded by the coding sequence ATGAAACGACCCAAAGCACCCCGCGTTGCCCGCCCGCTCACCGATCTGCTATCCGCATCCGACGGTGCCGGTTCGCTGCTGGTCGCCGCCGAACAACTGGGGCGGCTGGAGCGGGACGTTCACGCCTTGCTTCCCCCTGCCCTTGCCGGAAGTGTGCGGCTCGCACCGCCGCGCGAAGGCGCACTCGTTTTCCTGGTGTCAAACAACGCGCTGGCCGCGCGTTTGCGTCAGCAAACGCCATCGTTGATCGAAGGTCTTGCCACGCGCGGGTGGCTGATCCGCACGATCCGGATCCGCGTGAGCATCGCCGCGCCGGAGCCGCAGAAACCGCCCAAGGAGGCGCGTCTGTCCCGTCAGGGCCTGGTCAGCCTTCGAGACCTGCGCGACTCGCTGGAGCCCTCTCCGCTGCGCGACGCGCTCGCCCGGCTGGTCTCCCGCCATTCCTACGGCGGCACGCGCAAGCCGTAA
- the lpxC gene encoding UDP-3-O-acyl-N-acetylglucosamine deacetylase — MLKQRTLKSIAKTVGIGLHSGRKVELSLRPAPPDTGIVFCRTDLNPPVEIPASAMAIGDTRLASVLQKDGARVSTVEHLMSACAGLGIDNLYVDVTAEEIPIMDGSAATFVFLIQSAGIEEQPAAKKFIRVTTPVEIREGDKLARLDPFDGFKLKFTIDFRHPAVDRTGQALEIDFAQTSYAKEIARARTFGFAHEVEMLRELGLARGGSMDNAIVLDEYRILNNDGLRYDDEFVKHKMLDAIGDLYVIGHPLLASYTAYKSGHGLNNQLLRELLAQQAYEIVTFERAEDAPRGFQFEPQTQFA; from the coding sequence ATGCTTAAGCAGCGCACTCTCAAATCCATCGCCAAGACAGTCGGCATCGGCTTGCACTCCGGTCGCAAGGTCGAGTTGTCGTTGCGTCCGGCGCCGCCCGACACGGGTATCGTCTTTTGCCGTACCGATCTGAATCCTCCCGTGGAGATTCCGGCGTCGGCGATGGCGATCGGCGACACGCGGCTGGCTTCGGTGCTGCAAAAGGATGGTGCGCGGGTGTCCACGGTGGAACACCTGATGTCGGCATGCGCGGGCCTGGGCATCGACAACCTGTATGTCGATGTGACGGCCGAAGAAATTCCGATCATGGACGGCAGCGCCGCGACGTTCGTCTTTCTGATCCAGTCGGCGGGTATCGAAGAGCAGCCTGCCGCGAAGAAGTTCATTCGGGTGACGACGCCGGTCGAGATCCGCGAAGGCGACAAGCTGGCCCGTCTCGATCCGTTCGATGGCTTCAAGCTCAAGTTCACCATCGACTTCCGTCATCCGGCAGTCGATCGCACCGGTCAGGCGCTCGAGATCGACTTCGCCCAGACGTCCTACGCCAAAGAGATCGCGCGTGCTCGCACGTTCGGCTTCGCGCACGAAGTCGAGATGCTGCGTGAGCTGGGTCTGGCGCGCGGCGGCAGCATGGATAACGCGATCGTGCTCGACGAATACCGAATTCTGAACAACGATGGTCTGCGTTACGACGACGAGTTCGTGAAACACAAGATGCTCGACGCTATCGGTGACCTGTATGTGATTGGTCATCCGTTGCTCGCGTCTTACACCGCATACAAGTCCGGGCACGGACTGAACAACCAGCTGCTGCGCGAACTTCTCGCACAGCAAGCCTACGAAATCGTGACGTTCGAGCGCGCGGAGGACGCCCCGCGCGGCTTCCAGTTCGAACCGCAGACCCAGTTCGCATAA
- the ftsZ gene encoding cell division protein FtsZ, producing the protein MNFEMLETETNGTIIKVVGVGGAGGNAVQHMINRGVQGVEFIAMNTDAQALGRSQASVNIQLGKTGLGAGAKPEMGRAAAEEARERVADALRGAHMVFITAGMGGGTGTGAAPVVAQIAKEMGILTVGVVSKPFEFEGGKRMRVAETGAQELEDNVDSLIVVLNDKLFEVMGDDAEMDKCFQCADDVLHNAVAGIAEIINVDGLVNVDFEDVKTVMGEQGKAMMGTATVAGVDRARLAAEQAVASPLLEGVDLSGARGVLVNITASRSLRLSETREVMNTIKSYAAEDATVIFGTVYDDKMGDALRVTVVATGLGRAVAKKAAAPMTLLKTGTDNMPIATGHVPNVGQAAGTDYGALDTPAVWRSTRETAASHVAALQEKGVDTYDIPAFLRKQAD; encoded by the coding sequence ATGAACTTCGAAATGTTGGAAACGGAAACCAACGGCACCATCATCAAGGTGGTGGGTGTTGGTGGCGCTGGCGGCAATGCCGTCCAGCACATGATCAACCGTGGTGTGCAAGGCGTGGAATTTATCGCCATGAACACCGACGCTCAGGCTCTGGGCCGCTCGCAGGCCAGCGTGAACATTCAGCTCGGCAAGACCGGTCTGGGTGCTGGCGCAAAGCCGGAAATGGGCCGTGCCGCCGCGGAAGAAGCGCGCGAGCGAGTCGCTGACGCCTTGCGTGGCGCCCACATGGTGTTCATCACCGCCGGTATGGGTGGCGGCACGGGAACGGGCGCGGCGCCGGTGGTTGCGCAGATCGCCAAGGAAATGGGCATTCTGACCGTTGGCGTCGTCTCGAAGCCGTTCGAGTTCGAAGGCGGCAAGCGTATGCGTGTGGCCGAGACGGGCGCGCAGGAACTCGAAGACAACGTCGATTCGCTGATCGTCGTGCTCAATGACAAGCTGTTCGAAGTCATGGGCGACGATGCCGAAATGGACAAGTGCTTCCAGTGCGCCGATGACGTGCTGCATAACGCCGTCGCAGGCATCGCCGAAATCATCAATGTCGACGGTCTCGTGAACGTCGACTTTGAAGACGTGAAGACGGTGATGGGCGAGCAGGGCAAGGCGATGATGGGGACGGCGACCGTGGCAGGTGTCGATCGTGCGCGTCTGGCGGCCGAACAAGCCGTGGCAAGCCCGCTGCTCGAAGGCGTGGACCTGTCGGGTGCGCGTGGCGTGCTGGTGAACATCACGGCATCGCGTTCGCTGCGTCTGTCGGAAACGCGCGAAGTGATGAACACCATCAAGAGCTACGCCGCCGAAGACGCGACCGTGATTTTCGGTACCGTCTACGACGACAAGATGGGCGATGCACTGCGCGTGACCGTTGTGGCAACCGGCCTGGGCCGTGCGGTGGCAAAGAAGGCTGCTGCACCGATGACGCTGCTCAAGACCGGTACCGACAACATGCCGATCGCCACCGGCCACGTGCCGAACGTCGGTCAGGCCGCCGGTACGGACTACGGCGCGCTCGATACGCCGGCCGTGTGGCGCAGCACGCGCGAGACCGCAGCCTCGCACGTCGCCGCGTTGCAGGAAAAGGGTGTCGACACGTACGACATTCCGGCCTTCCTGCGCAAGCAAGCCGACTGA
- the ftsA gene encoding cell division protein FtsA — MSKDYKDLLVALDIGTSKVVAVVAELRPEGRYEVIGLGQSESRGLKKGVVVNIEATVQSIQRALEEAELMADCKITNVFTGIAGSHIRSFNSSGMVAIKDKEVTQADVARVIETAKAINIPTDQQVLHILTQEFIIDGQEDVREPIGMSGIRLEVKVHIVTGAVSAAQNIVKCVRRCGLEVNDLILQPLASSISVLTEDEKELGVVLIDIGGGTTDIAIFSEGAIRHTAVIPIAGDQITSDIAMAVRTPTPDAEDIKIQHGIAKQSLADPDEMIEVPGLGERGPRTLSRQALAAVIEPRVEELFSLVQQVVRESGYEELLSSGIVLTGGAAMMPGMVELGEDIFLKPVRIGVPEYAGGLADVVRSPRYATAMGLLLEGRSQRMRGRKVAVQSGQANQVWTRMRDWFFSNF; from the coding sequence ATGAGCAAAGATTACAAGGATCTGTTGGTCGCCCTCGATATCGGCACGTCGAAAGTCGTGGCGGTGGTGGCCGAACTGCGCCCTGAAGGCCGCTATGAAGTGATCGGCCTTGGCCAGAGTGAATCGCGCGGCCTGAAAAAGGGCGTCGTGGTGAACATCGAGGCCACGGTGCAGTCCATTCAGCGTGCGCTCGAAGAAGCGGAGCTGATGGCCGACTGCAAGATCACCAACGTCTTCACCGGCATCGCCGGCAGCCATATCCGCAGCTTCAATTCGAGCGGCATGGTGGCGATCAAGGACAAGGAAGTGACGCAGGCCGATGTGGCGCGCGTCATCGAGACGGCCAAGGCGATCAACATTCCGACCGACCAGCAGGTGCTGCATATCCTCACGCAGGAATTCATCATCGACGGGCAGGAGGATGTGCGCGAGCCGATCGGCATGAGCGGTATCCGCCTCGAAGTGAAGGTGCATATCGTGACCGGCGCCGTGTCGGCGGCACAGAACATCGTCAAGTGCGTGCGTCGTTGCGGCCTCGAAGTCAACGATCTGATTCTGCAACCGCTCGCGTCGAGCATCTCGGTGCTCACGGAAGACGAGAAGGAACTGGGCGTGGTGCTGATCGATATCGGTGGCGGCACGACCGATATCGCGATCTTCAGCGAAGGGGCGATCCGTCATACGGCCGTGATTCCGATCGCGGGCGACCAGATCACGAGCGACATCGCGATGGCCGTTCGCACGCCGACGCCGGATGCGGAAGACATCAAGATCCAGCATGGCATCGCCAAGCAGTCGCTGGCCGATCCGGATGAAATGATCGAAGTGCCGGGGCTCGGCGAGCGCGGCCCGCGCACGCTGTCGCGTCAGGCGCTGGCTGCGGTGATCGAACCGCGTGTCGAAGAGTTGTTCTCGCTCGTGCAGCAGGTCGTGCGCGAGTCGGGTTACGAAGAGTTGCTGTCCTCGGGCATCGTGCTCACCGGCGGCGCGGCAATGATGCCGGGCATGGTCGAGCTGGGCGAGGACATCTTCCTCAAGCCGGTGCGCATTGGCGTGCCGGAGTACGCAGGCGGCCTGGCCGACGTGGTGCGCAGCCCGCGCTACGCCACGGCGATGGGCCTGCTGCTCGAAGGACGCTCCCAACGCATGCGTGGCCGCAAGGTCGCGGTGCAGTCGGGGCAGGCGAACCAGGTCTGGACGCGCATGCGTGACTGGTTCTTCAGCAATTTCTAA